The proteins below come from a single Synechococcus sp. WH 8101 genomic window:
- a CDS encoding mechanosensitive ion channel family protein, with protein sequence MEFLQTTSGLLTGTALLGGLWLMLQLLGRHGRNLGNKLALTLRRPVLIGLGITLYATWLTQLINREVALVSQQMLNRFSLTLLISTISWASLNAGHAFIRSGQMRRWLQMKDPKDQAMLINLMGRLYTILVLLFTAAALMVNFGIPSAAIATMLGGAGIGITFATQQVSQNFLSGFMLFFNRPFKEGDWICADSFQGTVETIGWYYTRVQTFDRRPLFIPNSVFATTPIENPGQMYNRRILANISLRYEDLGRIAGITTDVRQLLEQHPDIDQRQTILVNFNEWDASSINMMVYCFTKTTVWREWLDIQQSIFLEIAAIVQRSGADFAFNCTTLYPAPESDGATLANLIPRRNQAA encoded by the coding sequence GTGGAGTTCCTGCAGACCACCTCAGGTCTGCTCACCGGCACGGCCCTGCTCGGCGGCCTGTGGTTGATGCTGCAGCTTCTCGGACGGCATGGCCGCAACCTCGGCAACAAACTCGCCCTGACCCTGCGCCGTCCAGTGCTGATCGGCCTGGGCATCACCCTCTACGCCACCTGGCTGACCCAGCTCATCAACCGCGAAGTCGCCTTGGTGAGTCAACAGATGCTCAACCGCTTTTCACTCACATTGCTGATCAGCACGATCAGCTGGGCGAGCCTGAACGCGGGCCATGCCTTCATCCGCTCGGGGCAAATGCGCCGCTGGCTGCAGATGAAAGACCCCAAGGATCAGGCCATGCTGATCAACTTAATGGGGAGGCTTTACACCATTCTAGTGCTGCTGTTCACCGCAGCGGCGCTGATGGTGAACTTCGGCATCCCCTCAGCTGCGATCGCCACCATGCTTGGCGGCGCTGGCATCGGCATCACCTTTGCCACCCAGCAGGTGAGTCAGAATTTCCTGTCTGGCTTCATGCTGTTCTTCAATCGCCCCTTCAAAGAAGGCGACTGGATCTGCGCCGATTCGTTTCAGGGAACGGTTGAGACAATCGGCTGGTATTACACCAGGGTGCAAACTTTTGACCGCAGACCTCTCTTCATCCCCAACTCGGTGTTTGCAACAACCCCGATCGAGAATCCGGGCCAGATGTACAACCGCAGAATCCTGGCCAATATCAGCCTGCGCTACGAAGACCTCGGCCGCATCGCCGGCATCACCACCGACGTGCGCCAGCTTCTGGAACAGCATCCCGACATCGATCAGAGGCAGACCATTCTGGTGAACTTCAACGAATGGGATGCCTCGTCGATCAACATGATGGTGTATTGCTTCACCAAAACAACGGTGTGGCGAGAATGGCTCGACATTCAACAGTCCATCTTCCTGGAGATCGCTGCCATCGTGCAACGCTCCGGCGCTGATTTTGCCTTCAACTGCACCACGCTGTATCCAGCGCCGGAATCGGATGGAGCCACACTGGCCAACCTGATCCCTCGCCGGAATCAGGCGGCCTGA